The Nocardia sp. NBC_00508 nucleotide sequence CGACTCGTCGGCAACCGCCGCCGACTCGACCGACACGGCGGCAGGCGCGGGGGTTTCAGCAACCGACTTGTCCACAGCCACCGCGGCATCCGCGTTGTCCTCGACCGCATCGGCGGCCCCGTCGTCATCGCCGACCGCGGACTCGACACCGCCGGATCGCACGACGACGGGCTCGACGTCGATACCGGCACGACCATCCCGCTCGACCTCGGCGGCGTGGTCTATCGCAACCGATCGATCGTCTTCCGCGTCGCCTCCATCGGATTCCTCGGGGGACGACTCGGCCCCGCCACCGGATTCCGCCGCACTCGAAGACGCTGCCTCGGGCTGTGCTTCGGGTTCGGGCGCAGCCAGCGGCGGGCCGCCGAACAACGCGTCCGGCAGCTGCCGCTCGGCCTTCGCCGACACTCTACGGAACAGTTCGTCCGGGACCGATCTGATCGGCTCATCAGAGGACATCTGGTGCTACCTTCGCCGCTGCGTTCCACACATCCAGACGCCAGCCGGGCTGTTCGATGCTCGGGCCGTGACTGCTGAGCTGCACCCAGCTGGTGTTGGCCAGTCCTCCGAGGATCGGCCAATTCTGCGGCGGCAGGTCGAGCAGCGCGGCCGTGAGGGCGGCGATCAGCCCGCCGTGCGCCACCAGGATGATAGTCCGGCCGGGCCAGTCCTGCCGCTCGGACAGCAACTCCTGGACAACCGGCAGCGACCGCGCGCCGACCTCGAGTTTGCTCTCGCCGTTCGGCGGTGTGTAGTTCGCGTCCAGCCGCCACGCCAGGCGCGCGCCCGGGTAGTCCGCGTCCACCTCCAGGTGGGTCAGCCCCTCCCAGTCGCCGAGGTTGGTCTCCCGCAGCCTGGTGTCCGGTACCACGGTGAGGCCGGTGTGCTCGGCCAGCGCGGTCGCGGTATCGAAGGCCCGGCGCAGATCCGACGAGAGGATCGCCGTGGCATTGCGCGAAACGAGCTCGCGGGCAGCCTCTTTCGCTTGTCTACGACCGAGTTCGGTGAGATCGGTATCGATCTGGCCCTGCATCCGGTCGGCGGCGTTCCATTCGGTTTGCCCGTGGCGCAACAGGATCAGGGTACGCACGCCGGCATGTCTGCTCACGACTCCGCCTCGCTGGCGCTCGGCTCCGTCGCGCGCAGCCACGCGCTGTGCCTATGGTTCACTCGCTCACGCTCGCTCACGACTCCGCCTCGCTGGCGCTCGATTCCGTCGCGCGCAGCCACGCGCTGTGCCTATGGTTCACTCGCTCACGCTCGCTCACGACTCCGCCTCGCTGGCGCTCGATTCCGTCGCGCGCAGCCACGCGCTGTGCCTATGGTTCACTCGCTCACGCTCGCTCACGATCGCGCCTCGTCCTCCGTCGCCGCGGCGCGCGCCCCCGGCCCCGCGCCGGTGATCCCGGCGACCGGCACGACGGGGCAGTCCTTCCACAGCCGTTCCAGCGCATAGAAATTGCGCTCGTCGTTGTGCTGGATGTGCACCACGACGTCGACGTAGTCCAGCAGCGCCCAGCGACCTTCGCGGGTGCCCTCACGCCGGACCGGCTTGTGCCCGGCGGCGCGCAGCTTCTCCTCCACGTTGTCGACGATGGCGTTCACCTGCCGCTCGTTGGGCGCGGACGCGATGACGAAGCAGTCCGTGATCACCAGCTGTTCGGACACGTCCAGCACCACGACATCGGACGCCAGCTTCTCGTCGGCCGCCCGCGCGGCGACCTGGGCGATCTCGACCGACTCGACCGACGCGCTCATGCCTGCACCTCGCCGGCGCTCGGCTCCGGCATGATGGTTCCCTCGCTCCGCTCGCTCACTGCCTGCACCTCGCTGTGCTCGTTCAAAAGCTCAGCTACCTTCCGCTGCTCCGGGCACATACAGGTGCCGCTTCGATATGTACTGCACCACGCCGTCGGGGACGAGGTACCACACCGGCCGGTTCTCGGCGGCGCGGCGACGGCATTCGCTCGACGAGATGGCCAGTGCGGGGATTTCGATCATGGTCACCGCATCGGCCGGAAGATCTCGCAGATGGTCCTCGAGATGATCGGTGTTCAGCTCGTACCCCGGACGGCTCACCCCGACGAATTTCGCCAGTTCGAACAGTTCCGCCCAATCCTGCCATGTCAGGATGCTGGCCAACGCGTCCGCACCGGTGATGAAGTACAGCTGAGCGTCCGGATACTGCGACTGCATCTCGCGCAGCGTGTCGACGGTGTAGGTGACCTTGCCGCGGTCGATGTCCGCACGGCTGACCGAAAACCGCGGATTGGACGCGGTGGCGATCACGGTCATCAGGTAGCGGTCCTCGGCCGGGCTGACCAGCTTGTGTGACTTCTGCCACGGCTGCCCGGTCGGGACGAAGATCACTTCGTCCAACTCGAAGCGGTGGGCGACCTCGCTGGCGGCGACCAGGTGCCCGTGGTGGATGGGGTCGAACGTGCCGCCCATCACCCCGAGCTTGCGGCCGCGCCGACCTGTCTCGTGCATGACTGCCGAGCTTAACGGGTCGCCTCGTGCCGGTCACCAGGGCGGACGCCAACTGGGGACGCCCGCCCGCACACCGACCGGTAGCAGCTCGGCGCTAAGCGCTGGACTCCAGGCCGCCACCGCCCATCTCCAGCATGCGAGCCAGGTGAGCGCGGGTACGCGCGAGTTCGTCGGCCGCCTCCGGCGACTGCTCGGCCAGCGCGGCCAGCTCTTCGGTCAGCGCCCGCATCGACGGAAGCCACGGGCCGGGACCGGCGCCGTCGGACACCTGAAGCCATGCCGCCGCCCGCAGACAGCGCGCCCGCGCCGCCACCTCGCCCAGCCGTGCCCACAACTCGGCCGCGCGGTGGTAGGCCGCCACGGCCTCCTCGGCCTGCCCACAGTGCTCCAGCGCGGTGGCTGCCGACCACGCGAGCTCCGCGTGCAGCTTCGACCGCTCCGGATCGTGCTCGATGAGGCGGGCCCCGTCGAGGAAGTGGCGCGCGGCCTCACGGTGCCGGTTCAGCGCGGTCAGGGATCGACCGAACTGCGTGCGCACCACGGCCGATTCCGCTGGTGGATAAGGTATCTCGCCGTCGGCGAGCACCTGTTCGAACAGGGCTACCGCCTCGCCGTGACGTCCGGCGCGGTGGAACGCCCTGGCGGCGACCAGGGTGTGGTGCAGGACGTCTGGTTCGGAGAGCCCTTCCCAGCGAGCGGCGGCACGCACCGCGGCGTCGGCGAGGTCGAGCGCGCGGTCCGGTTGACTCGCGATGGCGATGACCAGTTGTGCACCCAGCCGGGCGGTCTCCTCCCGGGGCAACACCGGCGTGCCGAGCGCCAGAGCCTCCCGCAGGTGGGCTTCCGCCTCCTCGGGTGCGTCGCCGAGCCGGGCGGCGCCGAGTTCGGCGAGCCGCCGCACCTCGACGGTCGGATCACCGGAGAGTTCCGTGGCCGCGGACAGACCGCTCGTCGCATGAGGCAACCGGCTGCGCAGGCCGAGCGGCAGTCCGTCCAGCAGCGGTCGCGTGGCGAGCCGGGCGGCCGTGCGCAGGCTGACCGCGCTGTTGCCGTTGCGGGCGTCGTAGCGGGCGCACAGCGCGCCGATCTCGACCTCGAGATCCGCACGGACCGACTCCACGGTCCCGGACGCGAGCGGGAGATCGCCCAGCCGCAACGCCACCAACCTGCGCAGCAGCACGCACACTCCGGTCGCGAACGCGAGCCGTGCGGCGGCGTCGGCACCCGGGTCGGTGAGCCAGCTCGCGTGTTCGGCGAGGATCTCCAGTCCGCGCGCCTCGTTTCCGGTCAGGGCGCAGAACTCGGCGTGCAGCGCCACGGAGGCTCGCAGGTCCTCGGTGTGCCGGACCAGCGGGTACCCGGTCAGATGCGCGCCGCGTGCGGCTGCGACGCGACCGGTGCGCACCAGCGGAAGCAATGCCTCGGCCAGCACCCGGTGCGGTTCTTCGGCGCAGGCGCGGTCGCCGTCGAGCACGGGCTGCCAGTGCGCGAGGCCTGCCTCGTCGTCGCCGAGAGACACGCTGGCCGTGCCCCATTCGTTGCGCTCGCAGGCGTCGCAGTCGGACATGCTGTCGCGCCGAGCGGCCATCGCCGCCTCCAGCCACTCGGCGGCAGCCGCTCTGTCACCGGTCTTGCGGGCGAGTTCGGCGCGCAGCGCCAGCACCGGGCGCAGACTGTAGCCGCGCTGGCGAAAGCGGTTGTCGAGTTCGTCGAACCAACGGTGAACCGTGGGCAGCGGAATCGACGGGTTGTCGATCATTCCCCAGGTCATCCACTTCAGGTGCCAGTGCACCGAATGAGTCATCGGTCCGAGCTCGACGGGGTGATCGTCGTAGATGCGCAGCAGCCTGCCGTAGGCGACCGGTACCAGATCGCGTTCGCCCGCCAAGGTGTACGACTTGGCCAGTTCCAGCAGCACACGGCCTTCCAGCGCGCGGTCCGGTCCCGCTTTCGCGGCCGCGGTCAGCGTTTCGAGTCGCTCGGTCCGCATGCGGCCGTGCGGTAGTGCGTAGACCTGCGCCAACTCCGTGGTGATCGCGGCCGTGTCCATGCTCACTCGGTCCCTTCACCGCGGCGCGTAGCCCAGCCGAGGAATTCGCCGAAAGCGCGGTTGAGCAATGCGGTGTCGGCCGCGCTGAGCGGGCGGTGAGTCATCAGCAGGGCTTGGCCGTACAGCGATTCCACCGCCGCCTTCAGCAAGCCCGGATCGCCGATGCGGGTCAGTCTGCGCACGATCGGGCTGTGGTGGTTCAGGACGAGCTGGGCCCGTGGCGCGGCGGCGGCCAAGGCGCCGAGGATCTCGGTCCACAGCTCGTCGGCGCCCTCGGCGGTCCGCGCTCTGGCGCGTTCATTGCGGGCGGCGCGTCCGTCGAGGTAGAGCGCCGGGACCGACACCGGATGGAAGGCCCGCATGCTCACGTCACAGGACAGCGGGTCCAGCACCGTACGTGCCAGCGTGAGCACCGGGGCGAGCGCCAGTTCCTCGGCCGGGTCGACCGGGTCGAGCGCCGCGGTGATCGCCCCGGCGTCGAGTTCGACCACCTCGACGCCGTACACCAGTCGTGGCAGCAGCGCGACCAGGTCGCGGTCGTAGGCGTAGCCGCCGTTGACGACCCCGATCCCCTGCGCGGCGGCGGTCGCCGCCACCTGACGGAACTCCTCGACCGTCGAGGTCACCCGCACCGTGCGATGCTTGCGGGCGAACTCGGTCAGCGGCACCCGTCCGTCGGTGGTTTCGAAAACCAAGTGGGGCAGCATGATTCGGAGCAGATCGAGTGAATGCCTGGCCATCGCCTTCACGCCGAGTGCGTGCACCGACAGGAACGCGGCCAGCCGCCGCGGCTGCTCGACGGCGATCTCGGTGAGCCAGTCCCGGATCTGGTCGCCGAGCACCTCTCGGACGACGGCAAGCCGCTCGTCCTCGTAGAGCGCCTCCCGCGACGCGGTGGGGCGCAGCGTGTCGGTGTCGATCACACAGCGCACGAAGAACGCCCAGTCCGGCAGCACGCCACGCACCGCGTCACCCAGCAGCATTCCTTTCAGGTACACCCGATGCGCACTGCTCTCGCTCGGGTTCCCCGGCTGGGACAGCACGTAGGCCACACCGCTTACCCCGGCCGGACCGGCATCGAGTTCGATGACATCGAGCGGCGGGAAGCCCAGCGCCCGGTGACCGTACTCGAGCAAAGCGGCTCTGCGATCCTCCGCGGTCGGATACGTGCGCCGCCATACCGGAACACCCTCGGTGACCGACTCCACGACACCATCGGATTCCACCGTCACCTCATAAGGCAGCAATGACCCGAATTCGCGCGCCAGATCGATGACCCGCCGCGGCTGGAACCATGCCTGCGCTCCGCCGCGCGGCTCGAGCCACACCGTCGTGCCCGGCTCCGGGTGCTCGCCCGGATCGAGCGCGCGCACGGTGTACGTGCCGTCGGCGGCGGCCAGCCATTCGACCGGCGGGGCCGCGGTGTCGGTGGCCGATCGAGTGACCACCCGGATGGTCTCGGCCACCGTGAAGCAGGCCAGCAGCCCGATCCCGAACTGCCCGAGGAACTCTCGCCGCGCACCTTCGATGTCATCACGCTTGGACGAGCGGCCGATGGTCGCCAGGAACCGGTGTACGTCGGCCTCGGTCAGACCGATGCCGGGATCGCTGATCCGCACCCCGGACTCGTCCACCACAACCCGAATCGTGCTAGGCGACAACGGATCCAGTCGCGTACGCGCGGTGACCGCGTCGACGGCGTTCTGCAACAGCTCGCGCAGATAGACCCGCGGACCGGAGTAGAGGTGATGGGAAAGCAGATCGACGATCCCGCGCAGATCGACCTGGAACGAATAACTGTCGTGTACCGCCGCCGGACCTTGGGGGGTTCTGTTCACCATGGGCGCTGATCTTGTCGGCGTGCGCCAAAGATTCGCTTAACGAACGCTTTTCGCTCGGAGTTCCGGCTCCGACTCCCGGTAGTTCGCGCGACTTGACGCCCTGGCTGGTTCCGGTCACGGCGGCAAGCATCGACTGACGCTCACCCGGACAGACCCTGGCGAGCCGACACGCCTCCACCGGAGTGCTCGACGTTCGTCGCGGCCGCAATGTGACCCGCGACGACTTCGAATTCTTCCGCGACCGCGGGGCCGAACACAGCAGCATGTGGAGCTTTCCCCGACGAATCGCCGGTGCTGCCGACACGTTCGACCAGAGCCGACAACCATTGTTAGGGTCGGCAACCGCGGACGGCGAGAGGTCTGCCCGGGACGCCTGACATCTTCAGGACTCCGTTCGATCACCCGGATCAACACAAACTGCGCACCACTTCGATTCGAAGGAGGACACTCATGCGATTCGTCAAAGCAGGTGCCATCACTCTGGCACTCGCCTGTGCCACCATCATTGGAGCCGGCGCGGCACACGCCGACCAAACCGTAACCGTCACCGGAAGGCTGCTCGGCTGCGCCTTCGAAGGCGTGGTGGACTTGGACGTGGCCGCGCTGCTGAAGGTCGGTCCCGGCGGCACGATCACCGTCTCCGACGATGTGTACGCCGAACTCGAGGCCGCTAGCTGTCTCGACTGAGGTCCAAGGGGTCGTGTTGCCCGTCGCACGCCACCCACGGGCAACACGGCCTCCGCCGAGTAAGGGACCCGCACGTTTCGCCGTTCGGCTCAGCCGGTGGGCCGCTTGGACTTCGGCAATTTGCTCACGATCGCCGCATAGGAGAGATCAACCAGCTCGCACAGTTCGTCGTCGGGGACCGCGCCCGCCAGCCGGATGGTGTTCCAGCCGTAGCGGCCGATGTAGGCCGATGCCGCGACGTCGTTCGGATACACCCGGACCAGTTCGTCGGCCTCCTCGCGGGTACGTCCGCATTTGAGGCCGACCGAGGTATCTCCGAGGAAGGCGAAGATCTTGTCGCCGACCTTGGCGACGACATCACCTTCCCACGGCTCGTCCTGCCAGGCGCCCGGTTTCGCCAGGCAGTAGTTCAGCAGCGCGGCCTCGTCCATGCTCACACCGGCAGCAGCCGGGACACGACCGCGGTGAGCTGCCTGGCCGAGCGGCATTCGTGCATCTCGATCACCTCGCGGTATTTCTCCGCAGCGGAATCACCGGTGCCCCACTGGTCGCGCCGTTCCGGATTGAGCCAGTGTGCGTGCTTGGCGACCGCGACCAGCGACCGCAACGTGGCCAGCTCCGGGTCACGGTAGTTCGTGCGGGCGTCGCCGAGGATCAGCAGCGAACTGCGGCTGGTGACGGCGTCCGGGTAATCCCTGGCGAACCCGGCCAGCGCATGGCCGTAGTCGGAGTGCCCGTCGAAGCCTGCGACGCTCGCCTCGCTGAAGATCCTGGTCATCGCCTGGTCCAGCTGGGTGCGCGGATCGAAGAACCGGGTCACCTCGTCCACCTGGTCGACGAACGCGAAGATCCGCACCCGGGAGAACTGTTCGCGCAACGCGCTCACCAGTAGCAGCGTGAAGTTGCTGAAACCGGCCACCGACCCGGAGACGTCACACAGCAGCACCAGCTCCGGGCGGCCGGGCCGCGGCTTGCGGTTCACCAGATCGATCGGCACGCCACCGGTCGACATGGATTTGCGCAGGGTCCGGCGCAGATCGATCTCGCCGCGACGGGCGTGCCTGCGGCGCACGGCCAGGCGCGAGGCCAGGATGCGGGCCAGACGCCGGCTGCTGCGTTTGAGTTCGGCGAGTTCGGCCTCGGAAGCGCGCAGGAAATCGACTTCTTCGGCTTGGCGGGCGACGCCGTAGCCGGCCACCCGCTCGCGGCCGATCCGTTCGGCGACACGGCGCCTGGTCTCCGCTTCGACCGTCCTGCGGAAATCG carries:
- a CDS encoding histidine phosphatase family protein is translated as MSRHAGVRTLILLRHGQTEWNAADRMQGQIDTDLTELGRRQAKEAARELVSRNATAILSSDLRRAFDTATALAEHTGLTVVPDTRLRETNLGDWEGLTHLEVDADYPGARLAWRLDANYTPPNGESKLEVGARSLPVVQELLSERQDWPGRTIILVAHGGLIAALTAALLDLPPQNWPILGGLANTSWVQLSSHGPSIEQPGWRLDVWNAAAKVAPDVL
- the rsfS gene encoding ribosome silencing factor, translated to MSASVESVEIAQVAARAADEKLASDVVVLDVSEQLVITDCFVIASAPNERQVNAIVDNVEEKLRAAGHKPVRREGTREGRWALLDYVDVVVHIQHNDERNFYALERLWKDCPVVPVAGITGAGPGARAAATEDEARS
- the nadD gene encoding nicotinate-nucleotide adenylyltransferase is translated as MHETGRRGRKLGVMGGTFDPIHHGHLVAASEVAHRFELDEVIFVPTGQPWQKSHKLVSPAEDRYLMTVIATASNPRFSVSRADIDRGKVTYTVDTLREMQSQYPDAQLYFITGADALASILTWQDWAELFELAKFVGVSRPGYELNTDHLEDHLRDLPADAVTMIEIPALAISSSECRRRAAENRPVWYLVPDGVVQYISKRHLYVPGAAEGS
- a CDS encoding HSP90 family protein → MVNRTPQGPAAVHDSYSFQVDLRGIVDLLSHHLYSGPRVYLRELLQNAVDAVTARTRLDPLSPSTIRVVVDESGVRISDPGIGLTEADVHRFLATIGRSSKRDDIEGARREFLGQFGIGLLACFTVAETIRVVTRSATDTAAPPVEWLAAADGTYTVRALDPGEHPEPGTTVWLEPRGGAQAWFQPRRVIDLAREFGSLLPYEVTVESDGVVESVTEGVPVWRRTYPTAEDRRAALLEYGHRALGFPPLDVIELDAGPAGVSGVAYVLSQPGNPSESSAHRVYLKGMLLGDAVRGVLPDWAFFVRCVIDTDTLRPTASREALYEDERLAVVREVLGDQIRDWLTEIAVEQPRRLAAFLSVHALGVKAMARHSLDLLRIMLPHLVFETTDGRVPLTEFARKHRTVRVTSTVEEFRQVAATAAAQGIGVVNGGYAYDRDLVALLPRLVYGVEVVELDAGAITAALDPVDPAEELALAPVLTLARTVLDPLSCDVSMRAFHPVSVPALYLDGRAARNERARARTAEGADELWTEILGALAAAAPRAQLVLNHHSPIVRRLTRIGDPGLLKAAVESLYGQALLMTHRPLSAADTALLNRAFGEFLGWATRRGEGTE
- a CDS encoding MmcQ/YjbR family DNA-binding protein, yielding MDEAALLNYCLAKPGAWQDEPWEGDVVAKVGDKIFAFLGDTSVGLKCGRTREEADELVRVYPNDVAASAYIGRYGWNTIRLAGAVPDDELCELVDLSYAAIVSKLPKSKRPTG
- a CDS encoding vWA domain-containing protein, whose protein sequence is MAAGSIPAEVASLGAPHGLAGHLVGFVEALRARGIPVGPSETVDAGRVVTVLDLMDREVLREGLACALLRRTTHRAIFDGLFDLWFPVALGERTAAADEVEIPRTPAGEVDIPALRELLAELLTQDDATAQLEALAAQLVEQLGQYQAASHSSFSAYKALKEVQPQTLLVKILAGLAAGPDTSDFDMEIARRAARQRITDFRRTVEAETRRRVAERIGRERVAGYGVARQAEEVDFLRASEAELAELKRSSRRLARILASRLAVRRRHARRGEIDLRRTLRKSMSTGGVPIDLVNRKPRPGRPELVLLCDVSGSVAGFSNFTLLLVSALREQFSRVRIFAFVDQVDEVTRFFDPRTQLDQAMTRIFSEASVAGFDGHSDYGHALAGFARDYPDAVTSRSSLLILGDARTNYRDPELATLRSLVAVAKHAHWLNPERRDQWGTGDSAAEKYREVIEMHECRSARQLTAVVSRLLPV